CTAACAACTCAGTCATTTCACAGATGAACTCCTTCACAACTCTTGGATACATAAAATCTGGATCAGTTTGTTCCAGGTCCTCCTTATTAACCAACAAAGAGGAGTTCTGGGTAGGTAATTCCCTAACATCATCTGTGGTGAAGACcggcacaaaacaaaacaacccataACATTTAGCTTTGCAGCTAGGTCCTTATCTTCCTTAATTTTAACCCCTGCTGACCCAGCAGATGCACTGATTCTTTTGCAGGCTCTTGGCTTCTGATGTGTTTAAATAATTCCTTGTTTATTTTATAGTGTTAGCTGTTTACTCTTCAGAATCTATTTTATACTTCCTAACTTCCCTCTGAGTTACCGTATGGCCTGCTGTAACTTGTATTCCTGTTTATTAGCTTCATTAGgatttgattttcaaaagttgAAAGATCTATTTTTCTTGAATAACTTTTTCAATCTTACCTTTTAATTATATATTTCTTGTGTGGCTGTCTCTTTTTTGCTTAGTAGTGTACATACCGTCTTAGATGTGGTATGGATTTGACTTAAGAAAAGCACAAGATAGTCCAATAATTTTACTTTAGTACCTTTGACTAGCCCTCTCCATATTGAAATCTCCCTTTCTAACGTTTAGAGTTACTGTATCAATATCTGGAATCTTATTTCCCCTTAAGAAGTTGAACTTAACTATGGTATATTGTGGTCACTGTTACATAGTTCTCAGATTGATTCTAACAGTAGCTATTCTGTTGTGTATAAGACTGAATTGAAGAAAGCCTCTTCTCTTGTGTATTTTTAGAACTAGTTGTTTAGAGAAACAATTTAAATGGTTGCTTCTTCAAACAAAACTTTGTCCTGTTGTGCCATTAGATCAGTTTGCACATGGGTATCCAAAGTTCCCTCAGCAGTGTCACTGTCCTAGACTTGGCTGGCAGTTTGACCTCTGAGTATTGTGTGCTCATCCTTTTGAGTCAGAAACGATTAGTGTAGCCCTCCTAATATATTTACATTCTGACTGCAGAAGCTTTGTATCCATCCATAGTCAGCTACGTGGTGTTCTCCATTCAGTGCTGCTCAGTGGATTCAACTGAATCTTTTAAATAATGTGCTGTTCAGTCACCTCTTTGGTATAGTCTTATCTTTTCTGGGTAGTTCATAGTCAAGTCCTAGCCTAATTGATATGTCATGTTTCAGTAATACTTATTATATGAAAGGCCTCTACCATTGCCAGGCATTTTAATATTGCTTTtaagcttcttgcatttgtaCGTAGACCtcactttcactttttaaacAGATGCCTTGTTCATTTATCTCCTTATACTTCACTGATGGCTCTCACACTTCTTGTGATCTTTTCCTGGCCTGGTTTGTGTTTTGAGTCCTTCCTTTCACTGGATACAGATCTTTGTATTACCTACATCCTTGATCTAATTTCTTTAAGTTATGTGCTCTTCAGCTTCTGTCATCTTTCCCTTACCTTCTAGTTTAAACACTTGGCCAAAACCTTTACATTTATATGCTAGCAATATGGTTTTACTTTGCTGAAGGAACAGGCTCCACTTTAATCAAAGGGTCCCTCTTCATAGCCACACAGTGAGACCCTGAAGTTCCCGCTGTTTAGCTACTTCCAGTCACCTAAGGAAAAGCTACCTTATCTGACTAAATACTTCTTGCTACTTCTCCCATTGTGAACCACCAACTTGTTTTTAATTATAGTGTCTTAATGAGGATTTCACAGGGAAAGTAAAGAGCTATTAATTTTTACTTATTTACACAGAAATACTCACACAATGtttaaatggatcccaaactTTAGGCTACGTAAGGGCTATCAAATGTATCAAACTTGCTGTTACAGTACAGTAGTAGTTTCTGCTTTATTTTCATGTACAATTTCAGAGTATATAAAACAAAGAAAGTGGAATATTTTCAAGGCTGAGTAGGTAAAAAGAATATCCTAAAACTATGGTTTTCCTGTCACAAGATAAAGTTCAAACTTTTCTTGGCATTTTCTTTGTGTACAAAAGATTCACAATTGGTCTAACTCAAAGATGGCAGCATCTACAGATGGCTGTATGTACTCTTCCAGCATATGCTATTTGCTTTAGGGTGTTAGGGCTTTCATGAGGAAAGCATGATTGTGTATACATTTATGTACATATATGCATGCTGTATCTTACATATTTAATATTCAAAATATAAAATGACCCAGGCAAAATGATTTACTGTAAATAACTGAAGTATCACCTGTCAAGTACCCAGTTAGTATCTATACTGTAATGTATGAATTTGTATACAAGTATTGGACTGTTAGCCATAAGTCAGTTACATAGTTTTGGTCCAAGTATTTGCTTTATAATTTCATTAGATCATTTTACTGTTCATTACATGAAATGAAAGCCAGGATATCAGATTCTTGGGGTGAAGTCTTCTTTAACCCTTTCCTTATAGTGCATCTGTTTATATACAGAAATTCTAATCTTTAGGTACCCAATTATTTCTTTAACAGAACAAAGATTTAGGGACAAATATTTTACAGATTAAAGGAGTGTTAGTTGGTAACTTCACACGTTAGGACACATTTAGAAGGGAAATAATGCAGATAAGAGACTAGCACGGTCATGTTACAAGGACAAAAAGGCAAAGTACTAGGACTGCTTTAAATCTAGTTTCCCTCTTACGCTACCTGTTCTTTAAGCCAGTCATTTTTTCCTGCCTCCTGCAAATAATACATAAACACAACCACTTTGGGGAACAGAGCAAGACCAATTCCCATGTTTTAGATAGTGAACTGAGTTGCATCCATTCCTACCTTGTGAGTAATCAAACAAGTGTTATCTCACTAAAGCTGTATAGGTCAATTATTTAACTGATCTATAGGGTGTAGTTTGGACTTCAGTAGAGCTAGGCTACTTTGTGTTAGCTGATCTGACTCAAGTGTAACTAGTTACAGGCCTATTCAAAACATAGTAGGTTTCCTTTTCTAGGGTTTGTCCAACTGTGTTGGGTATAAAAAGGCCATGAGTAAGTATGCCAAACTGTAAAATGCTACTTTAAACAAGTAAAAACCACCACCTTTATATCACTGTTAACCAAAACTATATAGTTTACAGTAGAGAACATTTAAGTCTAATAGCCTAGTACAGGTTTATATCTGTTATTTCCATATAAAAAAATCCCTAAGTCATTTTGAGGAAGTTTAAGTAAACAGGGCTAAATGGCTTAGGAAGACCCCATCTGTTGGTGTTGAGCAGGTGTGTTTAGGCTCCTTCAAACATCCCCAACCAAAGTTAAATACCACCTGTACATCTTTTGCCAGGATTTCCTAATGGGTAGTCCTGAATAATACTTTAGCATGACATGCCTGTTTCATCATGAAGTCACTTTACTTCATACCAAATGACAAGGAAAGTAAATACTTCATGCTAACTTGTACATCCAAACCCATGTGTGCGATCAGTAAGGCACATATTGgcttaaaaaataattttaaaagcctGAAATAGAAGCAAGCAAATTTTAAAGTAGATCAAGAGTTGATTAAGACTGTGCACAATGTAGAGTTAAGAGCATTTAagggttgttttgtttgtaaGTTAACTTCAGCATGGACAAACAGAACCATTTCCAGACCTGAAATGTGCAATGAATTGAAGGGTAACTTGTACTGCTTGAGGATGCTCTGGACACACTATGAAAATAAAATCCATACTCCAGCATACCAAAAAAAGAGTGGTTTACTTTTTCAGAGCAAGGGGTTTTAATAAAAAGCTTGTAGAGCATGTATGGCAGAGTTATAAACAGCAAGAATGCAGGTTCTCTACTATGATAGACACTGAGCATATCTTTGAACTCCTGTAATTTTTTAAGTGATGTACTGTGTGTCTTTTTCCCGCCCTTATCCCCAAACAGATAGATCTTGATTTCTAGTAGCACAATGCTAACAATGTAATAAGCATGTACTGTAACTTTTCCAGATGCATGGTGTGAACCATTTAGAGGGCAGGATCAAACTCTTAATACCTAGGTTAGTGGCAgccatttaaagttgtgaaacATACAAAGGAAATTTAATTTGGTCTTGGCTTGTTCAGAATCTTGACCCCAGCTGGAAGAGTGTTCCAGGAAACTTGCATTTTTCCCCATACTCTTTCATACTAAGAACACAGTACATTTTTAGAAAAACAATACCTTTACTACAAAACCACAAGTGATTATATACAAAATGGTTATTGGAATTCTGCTTTTGTACTGCAATGACAGAAATAACTAGCTGCTGACATTTATTTACGTTTCCTTAATACTAGGTACATGATACCACTGATCAGGGTAAAAGCAAATGCAATCCAGGCTAAGATGAAGGAATATCCATATTGGCCACTATGAATATCAAAAAACACGTATCCAGAACTCTTGTGCAGATCTTCATGCCTATTTGTGTAAATGGAGGCTGCAATCATAACACAGAgacctgaaagagaaagaaagcatTACAATAATGTCTTTATTATGCTTTAAAAGATTTAAAGCAGTTATACAGGCACACACTGTATAGTTCAACCACTCTATTTGTCCCCTGCCCAGATACTGCTCTTCGCAATCACTCTTCATCCTCATGACTGTATTTAGGAGTAATTCAGGGCTTCCAAATCCTTTTCTTAAGCCAGGTTTAAAGAGTCATGTTATTAAAGTGCTGTCAGAGTTGGATGAAGTTTTTCCAATCAAAACTTTTTTGGTAGAAAATGGAGATTCTGGGATACTGAAATGtgaatgttttgacttttttttttttaaaaaaaagtcaaaaaaaagtcagaacatttgaaatttatttaaaatgtagtgTTAGATTTCTAGTTTAACTAAAATGTTTGACAAAACTAagtttcctccccctctcccaaccTTTCAATTTGCTGGCAATTAAATAAAATCAGATCAGTCCAAAAGGAAGTTCAACTTCTCAAAATTAAGCGTCCCCCACCACCCCAAAAAAAGAAACATATTTGTCTAACTGTCAAGTACCATGTTGGTCTGAAGGGAAATAGGATGTTTCCAGGCATATGGGAAGTTCTAAATCTGTACTTCATGAAAAGTAAAAATGCATATTTGCCTGCAAAGTTATTCAAGTATGTTCctaatgtgacaaagttcctcctctaccttggtgggtcctgtgcttattggtggatttgcttgcctcacaaattcaccctgtgggtcaggaaacagcccagagaccttcccctctggtagaagccacagtccaggtcaattcctcctgtgtttgatcagaagttgggggtgggggggaagaagaggggaaaaaaacctgggcccaccctctactccagtttccagcccagggccttgtgGACTGTAGCTGCCTAGaatgcctcctggtacagttgcgcgacagctacaactccctgggctacttccccgtggcctcctcccaacactatctttgtcctcaccaccagaccttcctcctggtgtctgataacacttgtacttctcagtcctccagcaggatgcctactcactctcagcttcttgcatacctcttgctcccagtttctctcacacacacttcctcttctCTGACTCCCTtgggcctgactggagtgagcccttttatagcatcagaggggccttagagttaggtgcttaacagtctcacctgactcttagcaggttaattggagtcaggtgttctcattagcctggggaaacccctgctctggtcactcagggaacagaaaactgcttctccaggggccagtatatctcccttctgctactctgctgttcccaactggcctgggtctaatCACACTAAGTTAGTACATTTAAGAATTTTATCTGGGTTTTCCTTAAAAATTCTAACATACACCTCAGAGCAAGGATAGAAGTAGTCTGCTTTTTAAACAAACTGTTTGGTTAGCGATACTAAATTTTAGCCTGTGCTTGAGGCTAAACTGACTGGTCAGTTTTTAGAATTAGTCCTGCACTTGGTAAGTTTGTACAAACTTACCAATCATGTACATTTTTCTGCTTCTGCTTTGTGTTGTACCATGGCTCCATCCCGAACCCTATTTCCTACTTTTAATGTAAGGGCTATTGAAGTGAGACATGTCAAAGAACTACTCACATGACAGCAGCTGGATAGTAGAAGTTAACACAAATCTTTCTCCTTGCTTTAGGCGGAAGAGTTGAAGGATGAAAACCAGAAATGCAGCACAACACAGAATAGTAGACAGGATCATGGTGGCCTGAACAGCCTGCACAGACTGATATTCTGTGAAAATAAAGCAGGTTTTATTATAATGGCAGCTTCCTCCCCAGCCGCTTTCACTACTAGCACCAACCCTTACCTGTTCCCAACCATAGTCTGTTCTTAATGAGATTTGGTGGCTACCCTCCTTGCAGCTTTCCCCTTCTTGTTTAAGCCACTGTCTCTGTGCCACCTTCCTATTCCCCACTCACCCTTCCTCTTACTGACTTTTCCAAAATATCTGCTGTAGAAATTACGTGGGGAACGTTCTGATCccaatgatcccttctggactTAGAATCTATTATTGCTCTCCCATTAAAGGCAGCTTTTTAAACAGCATCCGACAGCCCTGCAACCACAAGGCACAAATGGAGCTTCCCCAGTCTGTCACACTACACCTTCCCAATTCCATCCCTTGCTTTCCCTCAGACGCTTCTGATCGGTTATACAGAGGTAAAAAGTCAGAGGATATAGCAATGCAAGGGTGAGCTACAGTATTCAGGAACATGGATTCCAGCAGTGCTGTCATTTAGACAGCACCTGAGGTCAGGTGTTTCAGGATTCCTGTGCTAATGCTTCGCTGGTTGCCTTTTCTTCAATAAGGAAGAGTGGACAGTGCAATGCTAAGCAGATGGGCTACTGTAACAGGCCAGTGTGAATGGGTCACTATTCTGCTTTCTACACTGTGGCCCTATAACAACAGGGTATAGTTGAAGGTGAAGGAGTAGGTCTGTGCTGCAATTGGAGGTATGACTGCAGCAGATGTAGACATTCTTGAGCTAGATTTAATCTAACTAGCTCAGGTACCAACAGCAGCGAAGCTCTGGCAGCATGTGCTGCAGCACAGACTAGCCGCCCAAGTACAAGCCTGCCAGGGagcctgggtatgtactcaggcaACTAGCTCCCTGCTATTGATACCTGACCTAGTTAGATGAACCCCAGCTCACATAcatctacacatgctgcagtcacacctccaaCTGAAGCATAGACACCCTTTGTCTTGATACGCAAAGCCTCCAACAGAACCGACTTTATTTTGGAGCAGGACACAATGTCTTTAATAACTAATGTTCTCCTGTACCAGCTGTGTTCCACCAGCACAGTGAAACTGTCAGCCACTGGGAGATGGCTCGTGAATGCAGAGCAGAGCATTGCAGCAGACCTAGAAGAGGTAAGTGACCATGGACCTACCAGCTTTCAAATCTCAGTGCAAAACTCTACTTCAGTTAATCTTTTCCTCAGTTTAGTCTCACAATCCTGTAAATCAATTGCTCTATAAACTGAAATGGAAAGAGTGTGGGgacttttggttttgttttgtttaaatactTGAGGTGCTTACTATAACCATACCCTGATGGAGGCCATAAATTACCTCAATAATCTTCATAACTCCTCACTAAATGGACTTGTGGATAGAAAATCATTGTATTGTCTAGCCATCCATGATTATACTGGTTAAATTGTTCACCTCTTGGATATAGACCAAGAATGAGTGGGTGGGATACGATTGTTACTACTGTTGTTTCATAACTGAAATacccctctaccccaatataatgctgtccttgggaaccaaaaaaaaaaaaaaaaaatcttaccacattataggtgaaaccgcattatatcgaacttgttttgatccaccagagtgcacagccccaccctggagcactgctttaccgtgttatattctaattcatgttatatcggggtcgGGGTGTACATCTCTTATTCCCAGTGAAGACACTCATGTTAAAATGGGATATCGAGTCCATATTGTACATTGTGTTCCCTTAGTTAAGATTTTGGATTGTGTTCTGTTAATCTTTAAATTAGATTCCTCAAAAGTATTTCTGGTAACTACCATTAATACTATTAGCAGGTTCTTCTAAATTAGAATTTGAAAACTGGAatttatttttatcatttaaTGCCCTTCATTGCAGTCACATGTGACCACAATTTTTAACCGAGTTTAGTTTTAGTCTCACTAGTTTGCTATGGACTCTTGATGCCAGAAAATAGTGTGTATTTTATCTCAGATCTTTCAAATATACTCTAGTGCACTTTATGAAGATTAATTCTCAGTTCCTTTGTAGAATGGAGAGGAAGCAATAGCATCCAcgttttatagatggagaaacggaggtggagaaactgaggtagaGAAATAGGTATAGCAACATTTTATATAGTGTCTTTACATGATACTCCTTAAAAGCAGCTTCTAGTTTGACATCTTAGTAGTAAGTACTGAAACTCACCTGAATTGTTTTCATCAATGACTGTACAGTTGGTGATATTGATACAGACTTTCCAGACATCTGTAGAAAAGTCTTTTCCTACCCACCAGGCCTGTAAAACAATATAAAGGAAATGTATAAAAATTCAGGCCAGGAAAGTTAGACAACCTCTTAAAATTGTCTTAtaaaaagtgtttggcttaaaTATGTTAACTGTGTCCAAAAAACTGTACTGTGCACTTGTTCACAGCTATTCAAGTGGGCACCTGTGTACAATAGCAGCATTCTCAGCAGCATCTTCAGCCACTTAAATTACTTGGAAGTGGCATATACCTGGTTTCAGCCTGGAGATACATTTATGTAGCACCAAGAAACTGATCACAAAAGTCAATTGCTACTCACTAGGATACAAATGAATAAAAACAGCTTCTGCAATAAATCGACGTTTCCTGCATTAACTGGTTACACATTTTCAAATTAAAAGTAAATCTTAAATTCCAATAGCAAAGTACAATTTAGTCTTCTGTGAAGAATGGGAAGGGAATGGGCAAGAAACTTAAATATCCAGTTACTTTGTCCAGATATTGGAGGGACTTTCTGCTGCTCAGGCAAATGTTTCAGGTGATTTTAGgactgatttaaacaaaaaaaaatcacaaatggtTCTAATTTAAAACTCCACTCATGCCAAGTACCTACATTTAAGTGAGGAACTTGCACATTACCGTCTGGAGAAGCACCAGTTTTCTGCTAGTCAGAAGTCCCCTTGCCCTCAAGAAAAAGAGAGCTCAGATTCctagctcctgctcccagagttcACATTTTCTAAATTTCAAATGTGTCTCCCTGAGGATCAGGAAGTTGGAATTTACATACATGTTTAAATTGCTTCTTTTTCTATAACCTCTCATGTATGTTTGCAACATTTTGTATTTCTCCCTATGGCTTAAAACTCAATCAACAGGTGAACAGCAGTGGAAACTCTTACTGTAAATATATCCAGTGACTAACACTGGGGTAGTAGGCACTATTGGAATACTATCAATCTATGCTCCATCGCTATGGTTAACAAAGTAATAGAGCTCCACGTGGGGAAAGGGAGCATGAATCTTTCTACCCGTCTATGCCACAGAATGCTCACATGGTTGATCTCTGCAAGGTAATAGCAAAGCATGGTGGGTATATTGAGGTTAAGGTAGGTGAGTGCACACAGCACAAAACTACAGCCACCAGAACTATAAAACAAAAGCCGATGGCTGCATCTGCTACTCCTAGCCTGAAGTAGGAGATCACCAGCCAGAAATGACAGTATCTCTTCTTTTAATGAGGAGAAGTGAAGCCTTCCCTTGTACATTCACATGGGGCCCTATGTTATGTGAGATATAAGATGCTCTTGTAATGCAAGCACGCAAGTAAAACTACAGCCCTGGGAAGCTGGAACCTTGTGCATGAATTTACTGACTGATTTAATGTCAAACATCATGCAAAGTTGGTATTGCCTTATCTGTACTCTTGGTACAATATCCAACTGTATGACATCAGACTGGAAACAACTAGTGACTCATTAAGATCCACTTGTGATATTACTATTGTTGGTGTACCGTCTGTTAGCACAAAACAACACTGTAGTGACTGAATGCCTCTTACATAGCAACACTACAAATACTGCAAGCTGTCCAGCCAAGCGTATTTCCTGAGGAAATCCAGACCAGTTAAAATAGCTACCCAGGCCTTTATTCTGCTGGGCTTGGGAAAATGTGCCATTTAAATATTACCTACAGTAGTGTCGGTTACTGAAATAATTGTGAGATTGTTAATCACTTAATGCTATAAGTTGTTTGGAAAGTGGTTCTGGAATTAGTTACTTTACAAGGAGAGTTCAGACTGGATAGTATCCTGAAATACTGGATATTAATTCAAGGAAGACTAATCTGTACTCTTGGCCTTTGTTGAAGATGAACTAAACTGCCAGTTTAAGGATGGCACAAACAAGTGTTTCAGTTCAATAGAGCATTTTGGACACCCAATTCTTATACAGTTTTATTTGTCATCATATTCAGCACTGTGCAAAACCAATTCAGGCAATGAGAAAAATATTGAGAAGGTGATTACAAACCTATAGGTTTCATTTTTTACTATAAACCATGCAACTAGATGATCAAGAATGCATGCTTCTGTATAGCTAGGGTTACTTGGGTTTCATTTGCTTGGACACTAGTGTATAATATTTGCACTGAAGTTAACATATTGCCTAACCCATTTTTCAGTCAGTATTTCCCTAACAAGTGTTTATAAAGGACACAACTGATGGAACTTGAGTTCTTAAGATAgggacataggactggaagggacctcctgtgccagagtccagtcccctgctattgCAGGCAACCTCAAAGAAACAGTCAACATTTTGCAAATGAAGTTTCTGctaatgtgtgtggggggagggtggggggggaagaaggcTTTGCTGAGCTAGTTAAAAACAAGCTGTGTTTTCAGTATCCTAAAAGCCTGTGTGTACATTTGCCTTAGCAAGAGTGTACCCTGATAAGTAACTGCAGTAGCAACAGTGGGACAAAAGGTGTTCAGCAAAGGAAAAGATCCAGGTGAAGGGCCAGACATGTACACATGTTGCTACAGCAAGATTGCTTAATGTAAGAGCAAAAGGCCAGTAATGGGAAAATTAACCTTTCCAAGCAACACCAAAGTATTTCTGAACTTTGTGGCTCAATTGACTCCAAGCAAGCACAGAAGCTGTAATCTATTTCAATTTCTAGTGTGTCTTCCATGGTACTGTTTTAGGCGCCTTGCATAAATGTATTAATAAGCTTCTTTCTGAAGGCTCATTAGGCTGAAAGTCTCCCGctacacaaataataaattaattgGTTTTGTGTATGTGACATTGGCAGGAGTGCAGTAGAATCTTCACCTCTCCCCAAACTCAGCAATACCCAAAGCCACAATTTCAGCCTCCGAGCAATAGTGTTTGTAGATTGCTACATGGGGTTCTTGGCCAGTAGATCCATGTAATTGCAGGCCCATGGGTCacatccccctgccctgctgcagaaTCCTGCTCTGTGAAACATAGCGCCGTGGCATTGATTTGGATGGCCTCTTCCAGGCACAGTGGCAGCAGGAGGTTTCAGGTCTTACGGGCAAGTACAAGAAACCGGGAATTTCCCTGTTAATTAGATCAAGTGTACTAAATCCTAACACTGTCAAATGCTTCGGAGAACTCAAAAACAAGTCTTAAGCGTATGAAATAACACAAAACCAAGAGAAGAGAGGGATCTGATAAAAAAGGGTGTTACTTCAGCAGAGAGGGGCATTGTTTAGGTTAAATATGCTAGTTGGTTACATTTTGGGTTGGCCTGAGGAGCAACTGCTGGTTTAATTTTTGATCTGACTGTACTTTTAATGTTCAGCTAGATTCTAGGACCAGGACATGTTTTTATTCACATTTTATATAAAAAGGTGCATTTCAATTATGAGTGTGCCCAGATTACAAACTGGGGAAGCTGCTTTTTCTGTGAATACACAGCTAAAAAAATGCATAATCTGAAGCTCGAGTCAGTATAACATGGAGA
The nucleotide sequence above comes from Mauremys reevesii isolate NIE-2019 linkage group 10, ASM1616193v1, whole genome shotgun sequence. Encoded proteins:
- the EMP2 gene encoding epithelial membrane protein 2, producing the protein MLILLAFIIVFHITSAALLFISTIDNAWWVGKDFSTDVWKVCINITNCTVIDENNSEYQSVQAVQATMILSTILCCAAFLVFILQLFRLKQGERFVLTSTIQLLSCLCVMIAASIYTNRHEDLHKSSGYVFFDIHSGQYGYSFILAWIAFAFTLISGIMYLVLRKRK